A part of Chanos chanos chromosome 9, fChaCha1.1, whole genome shotgun sequence genomic DNA contains:
- the fkbp8 gene encoding peptidyl-prolyl cis-trans isomerase FKBP8 encodes MADQEETHTNGSGDNQDSPATAKKSGRTSLLDSGEDFEVLDDVDEDVDDDLPPLEDAGGHKKKSSGEEESAQAEGANVTELSAPQEEWLDVLGNGLLKKKVLEPGSGPDSKPQRGQNVTVRLRSSLADGTVVEEEPNLSFTLGDGDVIQALDLTVQLMETGEKALVETDAKYAYGALGSVTPAVPPDTALTLELELLSASDAPDLELMSPAERIQLASQKRERGNVYYQRGDYAFAVNSYSIALQITEASSKVDISPQEEEELLDVKVKCLNNMAAAQLKLDHYDAALRSCVSVLAHQPDNIKALFRKGKVLALQGEYAEAIRILKRALKLEPSSKTIHAELSKLVKKHSEQKGAEQAMYKKMLGNPADSSAQKRQAKTSWGVSWKWLFGATAVAIGGVALSVVIAARN; translated from the exons ATGGCTGAtcaagaggaaacacacacaaatggttcAGGAGACAACCAAGACTCACCAGCCACAGCCAAAAAATCTGGGAGAACTTCTCTGCTGGACAGCGGGGAAGACTTTGAGGTCTTGGATGACGTCGACGAGGACGTCGACGATGACCTTCCACCTCTGGAGGACGCGGGAGGCCACAAGAAGAAAAGCAGTGGGGAAGAGGAGTCAGCCCAAGCAGAAGGAGCTAATGTCACTGAATTATCCGCTCCTCAGGAGGAGTGGTTGGACGTATTAG GAAACGGATTGCTGAAGAAGAAGGTTCTAGAACCGGGTTCCGGGCCCGACAGTAAACCCCAGAGAGGCCAGAACGTCACCGTTCGCCTGAGGAGCAGTTTAGCAGACGGGACCgtggtggaggaggagccaaatctctctttcactctcggAGACGGAGATGTCATCCAG gcGCTGGATCTCACAGTACAGCTGATGGAAACGGGAGAAAAGGCCCTGGTTGAAACAGATGCGAAATACGCATACGGTGCTTTGGGCAG CGTCACTCCCGCTGTTCCTCCCGACACCGCGCTGACCCTGGAACTGGAGCTGCTGTCCGCTTCCGACGCTCCGGACCTGGAGCTGATGTCTCCGGCTGAGAGGATCCAGTTGGCCagccagaagagagagaggggaaatgtGTACTATCAGCGTGGAGACTATGCCTTCGCCGTCAACTCTTACAGCATCGCCCTCCAGATCACGGAGGCCAGCTCCAAGG tGGACATCAGCCctcaggaggaagaggagctgcTGGACGTGAAGGTGAAGTGTTTGAATAACATGGCAGCAGCTCAGCTGAAGCTGGACCATTACGACGCAGCTCTGCGTTCCTGCGTCTCCGTCCTGGCTCACCAGCCGGACAACATTAAAGCCCTTTTCCGCAAGGGCAAG GTTTTAGCCTTGCAAGGTGAATATGCTGAAGCCATAAGAATATTAAAAAGGGCCCTGAAGTTGGAGCCAAGTAGCAAG ACCATCCACGCAGAGCTGTCCAAGCTGGTGAAGAAACACTCTGAACAGAAGGGTGCCGAACAGGCCATGTACAAGAAGATGCTTGGCAACCCAGCGGACAGCAGCGCGCAGAAACGCCAAGCCAAGACTTCCTGG gGGGTCAGCTGGAAATGGCTCTTTGGTGCTACAGCTGTTGCGATTGGTGGTGTAGCTTTGTCAGTTGTCATTGCTGCTAGAAATTAA